A single region of the Leisingera thetidis genome encodes:
- a CDS encoding (2Fe-2S)-binding protein, which yields MSTTLRINGKPHQVDLPDDVPLLWVLRDEVGLTGTKYGCGVAACGACTVHIGGEAVRSCQVALSDVWGEVTTIEGLGTPEAMAAIQQAWVDHQVAQCGYCQSGQIMQAASLLSQNTAPTDAEIDEAMQGNLCRCGTYPRIRAAIHSAAAKMQEA from the coding sequence ATGTCCACCACGCTCCGCATCAATGGAAAACCCCATCAGGTGGATCTGCCTGATGACGTGCCTCTCCTGTGGGTACTGCGCGATGAAGTTGGCCTCACCGGCACCAAATACGGTTGCGGCGTGGCTGCCTGCGGTGCCTGCACTGTGCATATCGGCGGCGAGGCAGTGCGCTCCTGCCAGGTGGCGCTGTCGGATGTCTGGGGCGAGGTAACCACGATCGAGGGCCTTGGCACACCGGAGGCGATGGCGGCGATCCAGCAGGCCTGGGTCGACCATCAGGTGGCGCAATGCGGCTACTGCCAGTCCGGCCAGATCATGCAGGCTGCCAGCCTGTTGTCGCAAAACACGGCCCCCACGGATGCGGAGATTGACGAAGCGATGCAGGGCAACCTGTGCCGCTGCGGCACCTACCCGCGCATCCGCGCCGCCATCCATTCCGCCGCCGCGAAGATGCAGGAGGCGTAA
- a CDS encoding TetR/AcrR family transcriptional regulator gives MNMAGIESKQQAILEAAWAAFSTYGFRKTSMDDIAKGAGMSRPALYLHFKNKEAIFRALVAAYYGNAAEMVRAGLASEGSLADRLLAAFAGQGGEAVKAMMASPHGMELFEVTKNVAGEEIDAGEAALRGLYTAWLQQQAEAGQAMLDGEADVIARTICASLKGIKQTAGDYAAYQAGVRQLAVLVGAGLTPR, from the coding sequence ATGAACATGGCAGGCATTGAATCGAAGCAGCAGGCAATCCTGGAGGCCGCATGGGCGGCGTTCTCCACCTATGGCTTCCGCAAGACCTCGATGGATGACATCGCCAAGGGCGCGGGCATGTCACGCCCGGCGCTGTATCTGCATTTCAAGAACAAGGAAGCGATCTTCCGGGCGCTTGTCGCCGCATATTACGGCAATGCGGCGGAGATGGTCCGGGCCGGGCTGGCGTCAGAGGGATCGCTGGCCGACCGCCTGCTGGCCGCCTTTGCGGGGCAGGGCGGCGAAGCGGTCAAGGCGATGATGGCCTCGCCGCACGGGATGGAGCTGTTCGAAGTCACCAAGAACGTCGCCGGAGAGGAAATCGACGCGGGCGAGGCAGCGTTGCGCGGGCTTTATACCGCCTGGCTGCAGCAGCAGGCAGAGGCCGGGCAGGCGATGCTGGACGGGGAGGCGGACGTGATTGCCCGGACTATTTGCGCGTCCCTCAAGGGCATCAAGCAAACCGCCGGGGATTATGCTGCCTACCAAGCCGGTGTGCGCCAGCTGGCGGTTCTGGTCGGGGCCGGGCTGACGCCGCGGTAA
- the kynA gene encoding tryptophan 2,3-dioxygenase: MTQPYDPADDGAQMSFDGRMSYGDYLSLDMLLNAQKTWTNTHDEMLFIIQHQTSELWMRLAIHELTAARERLLAGKAHHAFKMLARVARIFEQLNSAWDVLRTMTPSDYTAFRDELGQSSGFQSHQYRQIEFMLGNRNKAMLRPHSHRPDILALLEAELAQPSLYDVALKALSQHFPLPDEVLNRDVSEAYVPHQAVQAAWTEVYRDTETHWELYELAEKLVDFEDYFRRWRFNHVTTVERVIGFKRGTGGTGGVSYLKRMLEVELFPELWHLRTEL; the protein is encoded by the coding sequence ATGACACAACCCTATGATCCCGCCGACGACGGCGCCCAGATGTCCTTTGACGGGCGCATGTCCTATGGCGATTACCTGTCGCTCGACATGCTGCTGAACGCCCAGAAAACGTGGACCAATACCCATGACGAGATGCTGTTCATCATCCAGCACCAGACGTCCGAGCTGTGGATGCGGCTGGCCATTCACGAGCTGACCGCCGCCCGCGAACGGCTGCTGGCGGGCAAGGCGCACCACGCGTTCAAGATGCTGGCCCGCGTCGCGCGGATCTTTGAGCAGCTGAACTCCGCCTGGGACGTGCTGCGCACCATGACGCCGTCCGATTACACCGCCTTCCGGGATGAACTGGGTCAAAGCTCCGGTTTTCAGTCGCACCAGTACCGGCAGATCGAATTCATGCTGGGCAACCGCAACAAGGCGATGCTGCGTCCGCACTCCCACCGGCCGGACATTCTGGCGCTGCTCGAGGCCGAGCTGGCGCAGCCCTCGCTCTATGACGTGGCGCTCAAGGCGCTGTCGCAACATTTCCCGCTGCCGGACGAGGTGCTGAACCGGGACGTGTCCGAGGCCTATGTGCCGCATCAGGCCGTGCAGGCTGCCTGGACCGAAGTCTACCGCGACACCGAAACCCATTGGGAGCTGTATGAGCTGGCCGAGAAGCTGGTGGATTTCGAAGATTACTTCCGCCGCTGGCGCTTCAACCACGTCACCACGGTGGAGCGCGTCATCGGCTTCAAGCGCGGCACCGGCGGCACCGGCGGCGTCAGCTATCTGAAACGGATGCTGGAAGTGGAGCTGTTCCCCGAACTGTGGCACCTGCGCACCGAGCTGTGA
- a CDS encoding xanthine dehydrogenase family protein molybdopterin-binding subunit, whose protein sequence is MASFKKIARRSFLIGSAAIVGGVAFGAYYVSRPAPNPLQPGEGEVAFNPFVMISSDKITLIAPRAEMGQGVHTTWAALIAEELDVTLDQVEVLHGPAARAYYNSALMSETLPSTGYDKSAFMHSLGAVLGQAGKLLDLQVTGGSSSMKDGYERMRLAGASARETLKEAAARRLGVSRSQLSTKEGKVVTPDGAEIAFTSLAAEATRLEPVDAPLRPRSEWQLLGKSQPRVDMAGKATGTAQFGIDVRLPGMKFAALKANPHLGGRMNGFDAAAALEMPGIDRVADLGDAVAVVGSNTWLAIQALEAIAFDWGAAPIPATQAEISGAIRAAFDTKPNSTLRDDGDAATLPEGAREVTAEYEVPYLAHATMEPLNTTALFDGARLQIWCGNQGPMLVRDHCAKALRIAPEQVEVNTTLMGGGFGRRGEVDFAVHAARLAGQMPGTPVQLTWSREEDMTHDFYRPAAMARFRGAVKDGKALLLDGQIAGQSPAAQAMNRWIGLSPSGPDAALTDGAFNQPYGIPNYRIRGYAADLQVPVGFWRSVGASINGFFMESFVDELALAAGADPLAFRLELARKEWAPAAKVLEAVRDMSGWTGKTPAGVGRGVAMTYSFGTPVAQVIEVAQEDGGIRLRRAWIAADLGVALDPRNLEAQMFGGMAYGLSAAMFGEITFADGAVEQANFPDYDGIRMHTMPQVEVRILEEQAHIGGAGEPGTPPAAPALANALFDLTGKRARRLPLAQDFDLLT, encoded by the coding sequence ATGGCCAGCTTCAAGAAAATCGCCCGCCGCTCTTTTCTGATCGGCTCTGCCGCCATCGTTGGCGGGGTTGCCTTTGGCGCCTACTACGTCAGCCGCCCTGCCCCCAATCCGCTGCAGCCCGGTGAGGGAGAAGTCGCATTCAATCCGTTTGTGATGATTTCCAGCGACAAGATCACCCTGATCGCCCCGCGCGCCGAAATGGGCCAGGGCGTGCACACCACCTGGGCCGCGCTGATTGCCGAGGAACTGGACGTGACGCTGGACCAGGTGGAGGTCCTGCACGGACCCGCCGCCAGGGCCTATTACAACTCCGCCCTGATGAGCGAGACGCTGCCCAGCACCGGCTATGACAAATCCGCCTTCATGCATTCGCTGGGCGCGGTGCTGGGACAGGCGGGCAAGCTGCTGGACCTGCAGGTGACCGGCGGATCATCCTCGATGAAGGACGGGTATGAGCGGATGCGGCTGGCCGGGGCCTCTGCCCGCGAAACGCTGAAGGAGGCCGCTGCCCGGCGCCTTGGCGTCAGCCGCAGCCAGCTCAGCACCAAGGAAGGCAAGGTTGTGACGCCGGACGGAGCGGAGATCGCCTTTACCAGTCTGGCCGCAGAGGCCACCCGGCTGGAACCGGTCGATGCCCCCCTGCGCCCGCGCAGCGAATGGCAGCTGCTGGGCAAATCCCAGCCCCGGGTGGACATGGCGGGCAAGGCCACCGGCACCGCGCAGTTCGGCATTGATGTGCGCCTGCCCGGCATGAAGTTCGCAGCTCTCAAGGCAAACCCGCATCTGGGCGGCAGGATGAATGGCTTTGATGCTGCGGCGGCCTTGGAGATGCCGGGCATTGATCGCGTCGCCGATCTTGGCGATGCCGTTGCCGTTGTCGGCAGCAACACCTGGCTGGCGATTCAGGCGCTGGAGGCCATTGCCTTCGACTGGGGCGCAGCGCCGATCCCGGCCACCCAGGCAGAGATCTCGGGCGCGATCCGCGCGGCGTTTGACACCAAACCGAATTCCACCCTGCGGGACGACGGCGACGCCGCAACCCTGCCGGAGGGCGCACGGGAGGTGACGGCAGAATACGAGGTGCCCTATCTGGCCCACGCCACCATGGAGCCGCTGAACACGACGGCACTGTTTGATGGCGCGCGCCTGCAGATCTGGTGCGGCAATCAGGGGCCGATGCTGGTCCGCGACCATTGCGCCAAGGCGCTGAGGATCGCGCCGGAACAGGTGGAGGTGAACACCACCCTGATGGGCGGCGGTTTCGGACGCCGGGGCGAGGTCGACTTTGCCGTCCATGCCGCGCGCCTCGCCGGGCAGATGCCGGGCACGCCCGTCCAGCTGACCTGGAGCCGCGAAGAGGACATGACCCATGACTTCTACCGCCCGGCCGCCATGGCGCGGTTCCGCGGTGCGGTGAAGGACGGCAAGGCGCTGCTCTTGGATGGGCAGATTGCCGGCCAGTCCCCCGCCGCCCAGGCGATGAACCGCTGGATCGGGTTGTCGCCAAGCGGCCCGGATGCCGCCCTGACCGACGGCGCCTTCAACCAGCCCTACGGGATCCCGAACTACCGTATCCGCGGCTATGCCGCCGATCTGCAGGTCCCGGTGGGTTTCTGGCGCTCGGTCGGCGCGTCGATCAACGGCTTCTTCATGGAAAGCTTTGTCGACGAGCTGGCCCTTGCCGCCGGGGCCGACCCGCTGGCGTTCCGGCTGGAGCTTGCCCGCAAGGAATGGGCCCCTGCCGCCAAGGTGCTGGAAGCCGTCAGGGACATGTCCGGCTGGACCGGCAAGACACCCGCAGGCGTGGGCCGCGGTGTGGCCATGACCTACAGCTTCGGCACCCCGGTGGCGCAGGTCATCGAAGTGGCCCAGGAGGACGGGGGGATCCGGCTGCGGCGGGCCTGGATTGCCGCTGACCTCGGCGTGGCGCTCGATCCGCGAAACCTGGAGGCGCAGATGTTTGGCGGCATGGCCTATGGGTTGTCGGCGGCGATGTTCGGAGAGATCACCTTTGCCGATGGTGCGGTGGAGCAGGCCAACTTCCCCGATTACGACGGCATCCGCATGCACACGATGCCGCAGGTAGAGGTGCGCATTCTGGAAGAACAGGCGCATATCGGCGGTGCGGGCGAGCCCGGCACCCCGCCTGCCGCCCCGGCGCTGGCAAACGCGCTGTTCGACCTCACCGGCAAACGGGCGCGGCGGCTGCCGCTGGCGCAGGATTTTGACCTGCTGACCTGA